The segment AAGGATACTCTTCCAGAGAAAATAATACCTATTGCTTTTGACCCAGCAGGAAATTTAATATGCTTTGATTATAAAAATCATGAAGATAATCCAATTGTTGTCTTTTGGGAACATGAGAACGCTGCTGAAAAAGAAATGTTAATGGAAGAAGAAGGATTAACAGAAGAACAGGCTGAAGAGCGTGCAAGAGAAAATGTATTTTACGTTGCAGCAACATTTACAGAATTTCTGGATAAACTGCATGACTAAAATTATAATAAGATAAGATAAGGCAAAATGTATTAATAATAGTTACAAAGAGAAAAAGCACTTGAGATATCAAGTGCTTTTTCTCTTTTGTAATAAAATCGGTTGAAAACAGTAAGAAAAACAAATGTGAAAGAGAGACTCCATGATGAT is part of the Niallia taxi genome and harbors:
- a CDS encoding SMI1/KNR4 family protein, with protein sequence MSNVKWRSWDEPVTKKEVENVGETLGVKFPLDYIEVAMNFNGAHVSPEIFQVEGKEKVFGTLLTYDSEDDEHIVEVFNDYKDTLPEKIIPIAFDPAGNLICFDYKNHEDNPIVVFWEHENAAEKEMLMEEEGLTEEQAEERARENVFYVAATFTEFLDKLHD